A DNA window from Methylobacterium sp. NMS14P contains the following coding sequences:
- the fliM gene encoding flagellar motor switch protein FliM, whose product MMEPEDELPEDDWSAALLEQGAEGGDTSLAEEWGAALAEQGTTRNAGDVAAEWATMIEDGESDNLPELAGNDRVLNQDEIDGVLGFSMRELSASGAGGVQAIVDSGVVQYERLPMLEIVFDRMIRLLSTSLRNLFQDNVEVTLDNITSVRFGDYLNAIPLPTLLGVFRAEQWENSGLVTVDSNLAYATFDLLLGGKRGGSSSRLDGRPFTAIEMTLVRRLVEIVLGDLEMSFQPLSPVSFGIDRIETNPRFATITRPGNAAILISLRLDVDGRGGMLQILFPYATIEPIRELLTQSFMGEKLGRDHVWEGHLATEIWQADVTMDAVLHEMMLPLKQVMSLKVGETLMFDAKPSDLITVRCGDWALTQGRIGRVDGHIAVQVTRPLRRSRTTIQAYEASMNNRSDS is encoded by the coding sequence CTGATGGAACCCGAGGACGAACTCCCCGAGGACGACTGGTCGGCAGCCCTCCTGGAGCAGGGTGCCGAGGGCGGCGACACGTCGCTGGCCGAGGAATGGGGCGCGGCGCTCGCCGAGCAGGGCACCACGCGCAACGCGGGCGACGTCGCCGCCGAATGGGCGACGATGATCGAGGACGGGGAGAGCGACAACCTCCCCGAACTCGCCGGCAACGACCGGGTGCTGAACCAGGACGAGATCGACGGCGTCCTCGGCTTCTCCATGCGCGAGCTCTCGGCCTCCGGGGCCGGGGGCGTGCAGGCCATCGTCGATTCGGGCGTCGTCCAGTACGAACGCCTGCCGATGCTGGAGATCGTCTTCGACCGGATGATCCGGTTGCTGTCGACCTCCCTGCGCAACCTGTTCCAGGACAACGTCGAGGTGACCCTCGACAACATCACCTCGGTGCGCTTCGGCGACTACCTGAACGCGATCCCGCTGCCGACGCTGCTGGGCGTGTTCCGGGCCGAGCAGTGGGAGAATTCGGGCCTCGTCACGGTCGACTCGAACCTCGCCTACGCGACCTTCGACCTGCTGCTCGGCGGCAAGCGCGGCGGCTCGTCGAGCCGCCTCGACGGCCGGCCCTTCACCGCCATCGAGATGACGCTGGTGCGCCGCCTCGTGGAGATCGTGCTGGGCGACCTGGAGATGTCGTTCCAGCCGCTCTCGCCCGTGAGCTTCGGCATCGACCGGATCGAGACCAACCCGCGCTTCGCCACCATCACGCGGCCGGGCAACGCCGCGATCCTGATCAGCCTGCGGCTCGACGTCGACGGGCGCGGCGGCATGCTGCAGATCCTGTTCCCCTACGCGACGATCGAGCCGATCCGGGAGCTCCTGACCCAGAGCTTCATGGGCGAGAAGCTCGGCCGCGACCACGTCTGGGAAGGCCACCTCGCCACCGAGATCTGGCAGGCCGACGTGACCATGGACGCCGTGCTGCACGAGATGATGCTGCCGCTCAAGCAGGTCATGAGCCTGAAGGTCGGCGAGACGCTGATGTTCGACGCCAAGCCCTCGGACCTCATCACCGTGCGCTGCGGCGACTGGGCGCTGACCCAGGGGCGGATCGGCCGGGTCGACGGGCACATCGCCGTCCAGGTCACCCGACCGCTGCGCCGCTCGCGCACGACGATCCAGGCCTACGAGGCCTCGATGAACAACCGCTCGGACAGCTAG
- the fliL gene encoding flagellar basal body-associated protein FliL, with protein MAKKPKKASAEEGEAAAEGAPKGKKKLMIMVAVAVLVVGGGGAGAFVMMGRGDSKAAAQNGDHGGGHGGGDAKGAGPESKKLVVFVDVREMLLNLSPELPQDKGRFAKVRISLELKDAKVEEEVRPLMPRVEDALQVYMRELRASDITNSVGLFRLREELLRRVNIALYPAKVDAVLFKDVIVQ; from the coding sequence ATGGCCAAGAAGCCGAAGAAGGCCTCCGCCGAGGAAGGCGAGGCCGCAGCCGAGGGCGCCCCGAAGGGCAAGAAGAAGCTCATGATCATGGTGGCCGTCGCGGTCCTAGTCGTGGGCGGCGGCGGCGCGGGCGCGTTCGTGATGATGGGCCGCGGCGACAGCAAGGCGGCCGCGCAGAACGGCGACCACGGCGGGGGGCACGGCGGCGGCGACGCCAAGGGCGCCGGCCCGGAGAGCAAAAAGCTCGTCGTCTTCGTCGACGTGCGTGAGATGCTCCTCAACCTCTCCCCCGAGCTGCCGCAGGACAAGGGCCGGTTCGCGAAGGTCCGGATCTCCCTGGAATTGAAGGACGCCAAGGTCGAGGAGGAGGTGCGGCCCCTGATGCCGCGGGTCGAGGACGCGCTGCAGGTCTACATGCGCGAGCTGCGCGCCAGCGACATCACCAACTCGGTGGGCCTGTTCCGGCTGCGCGAGGAGCTGCTGCGCCGGGTCAACATCGCCCTGTACCCCGCCAAGGTCGACGCGGTGTTGTTCAAGGACGTGATCGTCCAGTGA